The following are encoded in a window of Methylocystis rosea genomic DNA:
- a CDS encoding plasma-membrane proton-efflux P-type ATPase: MPDVSAKPPAGQSSPALSLDPAQIKISQRLETLKTTESGLTAAEAARRLAEYGPNALEDKTESKWRRLLNYFWGPLPFLIEAAAVISAVRRDWPDFGVVAGLLLYNAVVGFWQDNKAANALAALKKNLAPRARVMRDDAWTTIPAAELTPGDIVSVAAGQIIPADLLLIEGDYLSCDQAALTGESLPVSKKIGDDAYAGAIAKQGAMTGVVTATGGRTFFGRTAKLVGAAGAVSHSQRAVTEVGDFLLVLAFFLALILVGAQLYREVIAPDDWSWDRVGSIAQYVLVLLIASIPVALPAVMSVTMAIGAYTLSLQKAIVSRLNAIEELAGVDVLCSDKTGTLTMNKLTVQSAISYGAFTSDDVLLFAALATQKSSEDAIDLAVMAALPAHDALDSFKQKAFTPFDPVSKRTISTVADGSGGVRHYAKGAPQAISALVRPDSQTLQRYQNEVAALAVKGQRALGVAMSEDGARWQLVGLISLMDPPRADAKATIAEARGLGLEVKMVTGDDVAIGDEIAAQLGMGSHLLVASDVFKGDVKASALPRSVVDAVERADGFGRVFPEHKYEIVKALQSVGHIVAMTGDGVNDAPALKQADCGIAVSGATDAARSAAALILTAPGLSTIINAIRVSRQIFQRIESYIYYRIAMTLDIMIVVVASIVFFDFQPLTAIMIVALALLDDIPIMTIAYDNVPVAPQPVRWDMHRIFIFASLMGLIAVAETFGFLLIGMRWTLDESLQTMIPIDPGQLQTLLFLQLAVGGHLLLFSVRTKKAIFAPPYPSARLFWAIAATQVVAVLLCLYGVGVDAVPGAAIVGVWLYCLLWVVVAEIVKFIYWRLAGRRDKHLTARRAALAS, from the coding sequence ATGCCGGACGTCAGCGCGAAACCGCCGGCGGGCCAATCTTCGCCAGCGCTTTCCCTCGATCCGGCGCAGATCAAAATCTCGCAGCGACTTGAGACGCTGAAGACGACAGAGAGCGGTCTCACTGCCGCCGAAGCGGCGCGGCGGCTCGCGGAATACGGCCCAAACGCGCTAGAGGACAAGACGGAAAGCAAGTGGCGCCGTCTGCTGAACTATTTCTGGGGGCCGCTGCCATTCCTCATCGAAGCCGCGGCCGTCATCTCCGCCGTGCGGCGGGATTGGCCGGACTTCGGCGTCGTCGCCGGTCTTCTCCTCTATAACGCCGTGGTCGGATTCTGGCAGGACAACAAGGCGGCGAACGCGCTCGCGGCCCTAAAGAAAAACCTCGCGCCCCGCGCGCGCGTGATGCGCGACGACGCCTGGACGACGATTCCCGCCGCCGAACTGACGCCGGGCGATATTGTCAGCGTCGCCGCGGGCCAGATCATCCCCGCAGATCTCCTGCTCATTGAAGGCGATTATTTGAGTTGCGATCAGGCGGCGCTCACCGGCGAATCGCTGCCCGTCTCAAAGAAAATCGGCGACGACGCCTATGCGGGCGCAATCGCCAAACAAGGCGCCATGACTGGCGTGGTCACGGCGACGGGCGGCCGCACCTTCTTCGGCCGCACCGCGAAGCTGGTCGGCGCCGCCGGCGCCGTTTCGCATTCGCAACGCGCGGTGACGGAGGTCGGCGATTTTCTCCTCGTGCTTGCATTTTTTCTGGCGCTGATCCTCGTCGGCGCGCAGCTCTATCGGGAAGTCATCGCGCCGGACGACTGGAGCTGGGATCGCGTCGGCTCCATCGCCCAATATGTGCTTGTGCTGCTGATCGCATCGATCCCCGTCGCGCTGCCGGCCGTCATGTCGGTGACGATGGCGATCGGCGCCTATACGCTCTCCTTGCAAAAGGCCATTGTTTCGCGTCTGAACGCGATCGAGGAGCTTGCCGGAGTCGACGTGCTGTGCAGCGACAAAACCGGCACGCTGACGATGAACAAGCTCACGGTGCAAAGCGCCATTTCCTATGGCGCGTTCACGAGCGACGACGTGTTGCTCTTCGCTGCGCTGGCGACCCAGAAAAGCAGCGAAGACGCGATCGACCTCGCCGTAATGGCGGCGCTGCCGGCGCATGATGCGCTCGACAGTTTCAAGCAGAAGGCGTTCACGCCGTTCGATCCCGTCAGCAAACGCACTATCTCGACAGTCGCGGACGGCTCTGGCGGCGTTCGCCATTACGCCAAGGGCGCGCCGCAGGCGATATCCGCGCTCGTGCGGCCCGACTCGCAGACTCTGCAGCGCTATCAGAACGAGGTGGCGGCGCTCGCCGTCAAAGGCCAGCGCGCGCTGGGCGTCGCCATGTCGGAAGATGGCGCACGGTGGCAACTGGTTGGACTCATCTCGCTGATGGACCCACCGCGCGCCGACGCCAAGGCGACAATCGCGGAGGCGCGCGGGCTCGGCCTAGAAGTCAAGATGGTGACCGGCGATGACGTCGCCATCGGCGATGAGATCGCCGCGCAGCTCGGCATGGGTTCGCATCTTCTCGTCGCGAGCGATGTCTTCAAAGGCGACGTCAAGGCGAGCGCTCTGCCGCGCAGCGTCGTCGACGCGGTGGAGCGGGCCGACGGATTCGGCAGAGTGTTCCCCGAACACAAATATGAGATCGTCAAGGCGCTTCAGTCGGTCGGCCATATCGTCGCCATGACCGGCGACGGCGTGAACGACGCGCCTGCGCTCAAACAGGCGGATTGCGGCATCGCCGTCAGCGGCGCGACCGATGCGGCGCGAAGCGCCGCCGCATTGATCCTCACGGCGCCCGGGCTTTCGACCATCATCAACGCGATCCGCGTGTCGCGTCAGATCTTCCAGCGCATCGAGAGCTACATCTACTATCGGATCGCCATGACGCTCGACATCATGATCGTCGTCGTCGCGTCGATCGTGTTTTTCGATTTTCAACCGCTCACCGCCATCATGATCGTCGCGCTCGCGCTCCTCGACGACATCCCGATCATGACGATCGCCTACGACAATGTCCCCGTCGCGCCGCAGCCGGTGAGATGGGACATGCACCGCATCTTCATTTTCGCTTCGCTGATGGGACTGATCGCGGTCGCCGAGACTTTCGGGTTTTTGCTGATCGGCATGCGCTGGACGCTCGACGAGTCGCTGCAGACGATGATCCCGATTGATCCCGGCCAGCTCCAGACTCTGCTGTTTCTCCAGCTCGCCGTCGGCGGCCATCTGCTGCTGTTCAGCGTGCGCACCAAAAAAGCGATTTTTGCGCCGCCTTATCCCAGCGCCAGACTCTTCTGGGCGATCGCGGCGACGCAGGTCGTCGCCGTGCTGCTCTGCCTTTATGGAGTCGGCGTCGACGCCGTTCCCGGCGCGGCGATCGTCGGCGTGTGGCTTTACTGCCTGCTCTGGGTCGTCGTGGCTGAGATTGTGAAGTTTATCTACTGGCGTCTGGCGGGGCGGCGCGACAAGCACCTGACCGCCCGCCGCGCCGCTCTCGCCAGTTGA
- a CDS encoding polyphosphate kinase 2 family protein → MKFVKKFRVEPGSHVDLGSIDPGFHGDFANDAQTAQELQRNLTRITELQRKLYADRTHSLLIVLQGIDSAGKDGTCWHVISAMDPQGVQVTGFKQPTPEEHEHDFLWRIHPHAPQRGYVSIFNRSHYEDVLVVRVHKLAPKEVWKPRYDFINEWEKLLTVENKTTILKFFLYISKEEQLKRFKARLDDPASQWKISASDYSEREKWDDYIKAFEAALSRCSTEHAPWFVIPANHKWFRNLAVSSIIADTLDDLNLKLPKPSVDIDEIRKLYQQAKNEEERSKAR, encoded by the coding sequence ATGAAATTCGTCAAAAAGTTCCGCGTCGAGCCCGGTTCGCACGTCGATCTCGGATCGATTGATCCGGGTTTTCATGGCGACTTTGCCAATGACGCCCAGACGGCGCAGGAGTTGCAGCGCAATCTCACGCGCATCACCGAGCTGCAGCGCAAACTCTACGCCGACCGCACGCATTCTCTGCTGATCGTCTTGCAGGGCATCGACAGCGCCGGCAAGGACGGCACCTGCTGGCATGTCATCAGCGCCATGGACCCGCAGGGCGTGCAGGTGACGGGCTTCAAGCAGCCCACGCCCGAGGAACACGAGCACGATTTCCTGTGGCGCATTCACCCGCATGCGCCGCAGCGCGGCTACGTTTCGATCTTCAATCGCTCGCATTACGAAGACGTGCTCGTCGTGCGCGTACACAAGCTCGCGCCAAAGGAGGTGTGGAAGCCGCGCTATGATTTCATCAACGAATGGGAAAAGCTGCTCACGGTAGAAAACAAGACGACGATTTTGAAATTTTTTCTCTACATCTCCAAAGAAGAACAGCTCAAGCGCTTCAAGGCGCGGCTCGACGATCCGGCGAGTCAATGGAAGATAAGCGCCAGCGACTATTCCGAGCGCGAAAAATGGGACGACTACATCAAGGCCTTCGAGGCGGCGTTGTCGCGCTGCTCGACCGAACATGCGCCATGGTTCGTCATCCCAGCAAACCACAAATGGTTTCGCAATCTCGCGGTTTCCAGCATCATCGCCGATACGCTCGACGATCTTAATCTGAAGCTGCCGAAGCCCTCCGTCGACATCGACGAAATCCGCAAGCTTTATCAACAGGCAAAGAACGAAGAGGAACGGAGCAAGGCTCGGTGA
- a CDS encoding MFS transporter, translated as MTASPAHAASIFSALDEAPMTWRHYAYWLAASGGAFLDGFSVSGLGVALPLLKRDFPISPLFVGLIGSALVLGAVAGSALGGIGADKFGRKRVFIADMAIIALACFIGALAPNARFILLSQFLLGVGVGIDFPTSGAYVSELMPRATRNRMTVATIALQSVGMAAAALTGLALLRLRPSTEDWRLLFGASGVIALLFLSARLWAPESVRWLVTKGRIGEATALLKTLSIEFGEKPENLGAEAVAMAASKQVSAPSARDVGYSALFSEAFRARTMLVSLPWMLMDVATYGVGLFTPVILGAMHLGAADAGSIAADFADAEGSAIVDAFLIIGFVASLWAVPRFGRITMQVAGFSGMGLGMLLLLFAAMSDNGANAHLAFVIGGFMLFNFAMNAGPNATTFTLAPTLFPTTIRASASGFAAASAKVGATFGTFVVPQLQAGWGLTGVVALMVVVSVAGLVTTAGLAHAVNEEGALEE; from the coding sequence GTGACGGCGTCGCCGGCTCACGCCGCCTCAATTTTTTCGGCGCTCGACGAAGCGCCGATGACATGGCGTCATTACGCCTATTGGCTCGCAGCGAGCGGCGGCGCCTTTCTGGACGGCTTCTCCGTATCCGGATTGGGCGTCGCGCTGCCGCTGCTCAAGCGCGACTTTCCTATCAGCCCGCTTTTCGTCGGCCTGATAGGATCGGCGCTGGTGCTCGGCGCGGTCGCCGGGTCCGCTCTCGGCGGCATCGGCGCGGACAAATTCGGCCGCAAGCGCGTCTTCATCGCCGACATGGCGATCATCGCGCTCGCGTGCTTTATCGGCGCGCTCGCGCCGAACGCGCGCTTCATCCTGCTCTCGCAGTTCCTGCTTGGCGTTGGCGTCGGCATCGATTTTCCGACGAGCGGCGCCTATGTGTCGGAACTCATGCCGCGCGCGACGCGCAACAGAATGACCGTCGCGACGATCGCCCTGCAATCGGTCGGCATGGCGGCGGCGGCTCTCACCGGCCTCGCTTTATTGAGGCTGCGACCGTCAACAGAAGACTGGCGGCTGCTGTTCGGCGCCAGCGGCGTGATTGCGCTGCTTTTCTTATCTGCGCGCCTATGGGCGCCGGAAAGCGTGCGCTGGCTGGTCACGAAGGGACGCATCGGCGAAGCGACGGCGCTGCTCAAGACATTGTCGATCGAGTTCGGCGAGAAGCCCGAGAACCTTGGCGCGGAAGCAGTCGCCATGGCGGCGTCGAAGCAGGTTTCCGCGCCCAGTGCGCGCGACGTCGGCTATTCAGCGCTGTTCAGCGAAGCCTTTCGCGCTCGCACGATGCTCGTCTCCCTCCCATGGATGCTGATGGACGTAGCGACCTACGGCGTCGGCCTGTTCACGCCCGTCATTCTCGGCGCCATGCATCTTGGCGCCGCCGACGCGGGCTCGATCGCCGCCGACTTCGCCGACGCGGAAGGCAGCGCCATCGTCGACGCTTTTCTCATCATCGGCTTTGTGGCGAGCCTCTGGGCGGTTCCGCGCTTTGGCCGGATCACCATGCAGGTCGCGGGATTTAGCGGCATGGGGCTCGGCATGCTGCTGTTGCTCTTCGCCGCGATGTCAGACAATGGCGCCAATGCGCATCTCGCCTTCGTCATCGGCGGCTTCATGCTGTTCAATTTCGCGATGAACGCCGGACCCAACGCCACGACGTTCACCCTGGCGCCGACGCTTTTCCCGACGACCATTCGCGCCTCGGCCAGCGGCTTCGCGGCGGCGAGCGCCAAGGTCGGCGCCACTTTCGGCACATTCGTGGTGCCGCAACTGCAGGCGGGGTGGGGACTCACGGGCGTCGTCGCCCTCATGGTCGTCGTCAGCGTCGCGGGGCTGGTGACGACGGCCGGCCTGGCGCATGCGGTCAATGAGGAGGGCGCGCTCGAGGAATAG
- a CDS encoding cytochrome C oxidase subunit IV family protein, whose product MMTATTDDTTHSHVHVAQAAQPAAQAHGQQHPIKLYLLVWGLLFVLSACSYLVDYFDFQGYLRWFLIVVFMLLKAGLIVAVFMHMAWERLALVVAILLPPLAVLVLMAMMAWEGDYTNYLRVIFFGA is encoded by the coding sequence ATGATGACGGCGACGACGGACGATACGACCCATAGCCATGTTCATGTCGCGCAAGCGGCGCAGCCCGCGGCGCAGGCGCATGGCCAACAGCATCCGATCAAGCTCTATCTACTGGTGTGGGGGCTGCTCTTCGTTCTGAGCGCCTGCTCCTATCTCGTCGATTATTTCGACTTTCAGGGCTATTTGCGCTGGTTCCTGATCGTCGTGTTCATGCTGCTGAAGGCCGGGCTCATCGTCGCCGTCTTCATGCACATGGCGTGGGAGCGGCTGGCGCTGGTCGTCGCCATTCTGCTGCCGCCGCTGGCGGTGCTGGTTCTGATGGCGATGATGGCGTGGGAAGGCGACTACACCAATTATCTTCGCGTGATCTTTTTCGGCGCGTGA
- a CDS encoding heme-copper oxidase subunit III family protein: protein MVADWSSDQRSFKSASWGKAMMWIFLVSDTFVFSCFLISYMTVRMSTTVEWPHPSEIFALEIGGKKIPLILIAIMTFDLITSSGTMAMAVNFAYARERRKAAILMLVTAFFGAAFVGMQAFEWTKLIHEGVRPWGNPFGAAQFGSSFFMITGFHGFHVSIGVIFLLIVARAVWRGDYDVGRRGFFTSRKGRYEIVEIMGLYWHFVDLVWVFIFAFFYLW from the coding sequence ATGGTCGCTGACTGGTCCTCGGATCAGCGCTCTTTTAAGAGCGCGTCCTGGGGCAAGGCGATGATGTGGATCTTCCTCGTCAGCGACACCTTCGTCTTCAGCTGCTTTCTGATTTCCTACATGACGGTGCGCATGTCCACGACGGTGGAATGGCCGCACCCGAGCGAAATCTTCGCCCTCGAGATCGGCGGCAAGAAAATCCCGCTCATCCTCATCGCCATCATGACGTTCGATCTCATCACGAGCTCGGGCACCATGGCGATGGCGGTCAACTTCGCCTATGCGCGCGAGCGCAGGAAGGCCGCGATTTTGATGCTGGTGACGGCGTTCTTTGGCGCCGCGTTCGTGGGCATGCAGGCCTTCGAATGGACTAAGCTCATTCACGAGGGCGTGCGGCCGTGGGGCAATCCCTTCGGCGCGGCGCAATTCGGCTCGAGCTTCTTCATGATCACCGGGTTTCACGGCTTCCACGTGTCGATCGGCGTGATTTTCCTGCTCATCGTGGCGCGCGCCGTCTGGCGCGGCGATTACGACGTCGGACGGCGCGGCTTTTTCACGAGTCGCAAGGGCCGATATGAGATCGTCGAGATCATGGGCCTATATTGGCACTTCGTGGATCTTGTGTGGGTCTTCATCTTCGCATTCTTCTATCTGTGGTGA
- a CDS encoding cytochrome c oxidase subunit 3 — protein sequence MSVMGLFFVFIATVAVMWLVRQGVLESPWLEEGEVAHYRRAGRAAEPPTAGRVGLAVFLAVAGCLFSLLAAAFFMRGDAPDWQMPPIPGVLWVNTFLLAASSAALQVAVVAARRADAERVKTALLVGAVTAALFLIGQIWAWRELLELRFFASSNAANAFFYLLTGVHALHLIGGLVALARTTDKVRGAERVTKALTTRVELCAIYWHFLLFVWLLMFAMLIGWADGFGAICRRLLS from the coding sequence ATGAGCGTCATGGGGCTCTTCTTCGTCTTTATCGCCACTGTTGCGGTCATGTGGTTGGTGCGCCAGGGGGTGCTGGAGTCGCCTTGGCTCGAGGAAGGCGAGGTTGCGCATTATCGTCGCGCCGGCCGAGCCGCAGAGCCGCCGACGGCCGGGAGAGTGGGGCTCGCGGTCTTTCTCGCCGTCGCCGGCTGTCTGTTCTCGCTGCTCGCCGCCGCCTTTTTCATGCGCGGCGACGCGCCCGACTGGCAGATGCCGCCGATCCCCGGCGTTCTCTGGGTCAACACTTTCCTTCTCGCCGCCAGCAGCGCCGCCCTGCAGGTCGCGGTCGTCGCCGCTCGGCGCGCTGACGCCGAGCGGGTCAAGACGGCGCTGCTTGTCGGAGCCGTAACGGCGGCTCTTTTCCTGATCGGCCAGATCTGGGCGTGGCGCGAACTTCTCGAGCTGCGATTCTTCGCCTCGAGCAACGCCGCCAACGCCTTCTTCTATCTGCTGACGGGCGTGCATGCGCTGCATCTCATTGGCGGTCTGGTGGCGCTTGCGCGAACGACTGACAAGGTCCGCGGCGCCGAGCGAGTCACCAAGGCGCTGACGACGCGCGTCGAGCTCTGCGCCATCTACTGGCATTTTCTGCTGTTCGTCTGGTTGCTGATGTTCGCCATGCTGATCGGCTGGGCCGATGGTTTCGGCGCCATCTGCCGGCGTCTGCTTTCGTAA
- a CDS encoding cytochrome c oxidase subunit I, with translation MTDASVPQNVAPPPAEVADVELYHAHSWITKYVFSQDAKVIAIQYAGTAITVGILALVLSWVIRLQLAFPGAIPFIDANVYYQSVTMHGMIMVVYMLTAIFLGGFGNYLIPLMVGARDMVFPYVNMLSYWVYLIATLVLVSSYFFPGGPTGAGWTLYPPQSILTGTPGHEYGIILMLVSLILFIVGFTMGGLNYVVTVLQARTRGMTLMRMPLTVWGIFAAAVMALLAFPGLFVACVMLLLDRTLGTSFFMPSLVELGERKDYVGGSPILFQHLFWFFGHPEVYIVALPAFGVVSDLISVHARKNIFGYKMMVWAIIAIGVLSMVVWGHHMYISGMDPWFGFFFAVTTLAIAVPTALKVYNWVLTLWHADIHFTTPMLFALGFLVTFVNGGITGLYLGNVIVDVPLSATLFVVAHFHMVMGIAPVLVIFGAIYHWYPKITGRMMDERLGKIHFWITFLGAYAIFFPMHYLGVLGMPRRFYEMGETAFVPASAATLNIVITVIALAVGFAQSIFFYNLFKSLKYGAPAGGNPWRAASLEWQTPETPPGHGNWGEQLPVVYRWPYAYSVPGAPEDYLPQNAPPMRGEHSP, from the coding sequence ATGACCGACGCCAGCGTACCACAGAACGTCGCGCCGCCGCCGGCGGAGGTGGCGGACGTCGAACTCTATCACGCGCACAGCTGGATCACGAAATATGTGTTCAGCCAGGACGCCAAGGTCATCGCCATTCAATACGCCGGCACGGCCATCACCGTCGGCATTTTGGCGCTGGTGCTGTCATGGGTGATTCGCCTGCAGCTCGCCTTTCCGGGGGCGATCCCTTTCATTGACGCCAACGTCTATTACCAGTCCGTGACCATGCATGGCATGATCATGGTCGTGTATATGCTCACCGCCATCTTTCTCGGCGGCTTCGGCAATTATCTCATTCCGCTGATGGTCGGCGCGAGGGACATGGTGTTCCCTTACGTCAACATGCTCAGCTACTGGGTCTATCTGATCGCGACCCTCGTTCTCGTCTCGAGCTATTTCTTCCCGGGGGGCCCGACCGGCGCCGGCTGGACGCTTTATCCGCCGCAATCGATTCTGACGGGGACGCCGGGCCACGAATACGGCATCATCCTGATGCTCGTCTCGTTGATCCTTTTCATCGTCGGCTTCACGATGGGCGGGTTGAATTACGTTGTGACGGTGCTGCAGGCGCGCACCCGAGGCATGACGCTGATGCGCATGCCGCTGACGGTCTGGGGGATTTTCGCCGCCGCCGTCATGGCGCTTCTCGCCTTCCCCGGCCTCTTCGTCGCCTGCGTCATGCTGCTCCTCGACCGCACGCTCGGCACGAGCTTCTTCATGCCGTCGCTCGTCGAACTCGGCGAGCGCAAGGACTATGTCGGCGGCAGTCCGATCCTGTTCCAGCACCTGTTCTGGTTCTTTGGTCATCCGGAGGTCTATATCGTCGCGCTGCCGGCCTTCGGCGTCGTTTCCGATCTGATCAGCGTGCATGCGCGCAAGAACATCTTTGGCTACAAAATGATGGTCTGGGCCATCATTGCCATTGGCGTGCTCAGCATGGTGGTCTGGGGCCACCACATGTATATCAGCGGCATGGATCCGTGGTTCGGGTTCTTCTTCGCGGTGACGACGCTCGCGATCGCGGTGCCGACGGCGTTGAAGGTGTATAATTGGGTGCTGACCCTCTGGCACGCCGACATCCACTTCACGACGCCGATGCTGTTCGCGCTGGGGTTCCTCGTCACCTTCGTCAACGGCGGCATCACCGGCCTCTATCTCGGCAATGTCATCGTCGACGTGCCACTGTCGGCGACGCTGTTCGTCGTCGCCCATTTCCACATGGTGATGGGCATCGCGCCGGTGCTCGTCATCTTTGGCGCCATCTATCATTGGTATCCGAAGATCACCGGCCGCATGATGGACGAGCGGCTCGGCAAGATTCACTTCTGGATCACCTTCCTTGGCGCCTATGCGATCTTCTTCCCCATGCACTATCTCGGCGTGCTCGGGATGCCGCGGCGTTTCTACGAGATGGGCGAAACCGCCTTCGTTCCCGCGTCGGCCGCCACGCTCAACATTGTGATCACGGTCATCGCGTTGGCGGTCGGTTTCGCGCAGTCGATCTTCTTCTACAATCTGTTCAAGAGCCTGAAATATGGCGCGCCGGCCGGCGGCAATCCGTGGCGCGCCGCTTCGCTCGAATGGCAGACTCCCGAAACGCCGCCGGGCCACGGCAATTGGGGCGAGCAGCTCCCGGTGGTTTATCGTTGGCCTTACGCCTATAGCGTGCCCGGCGCGCCGGAGGATTACCTGCCGCAGAACGCGCCGCCGATGAGAGGAGAGCATTCGCCATGA
- a CDS encoding cytochrome c oxidase subunit II encodes MSIAIAMVLVVVGSILFHVLSPWRATPIASNWGFIDDTMGLTFLVTGAGFVAVILFMAYCLYRFRHVPGRRAAYEPENQKLEAWLGIVTTIAVIILLAPGLLVWGQFITVPKDAMVIEAVGVQWSWSFRLPGADNQLGSSDVRYIDTTNSMGLSPADPKGQDDLLIASSELHLPIGKPVKVLLRSIDVLHDFYVPEIRAKMDLVPGVVTYFWFTPTKIGEYEILCAAYCGTGHPQMRGKMVIESEADFETWRVAQQTFEQSRKSDASRDKRASAQ; translated from the coding sequence ATGTCTATCGCCATCGCTATGGTCCTGGTCGTCGTGGGTTCGATCCTGTTTCACGTGTTGAGTCCCTGGCGGGCGACGCCGATCGCGTCGAACTGGGGCTTCATCGACGACACGATGGGGCTGACCTTCCTTGTCACGGGGGCCGGATTCGTCGCGGTCATCCTGTTCATGGCGTATTGCCTCTATCGCTTTCGCCATGTGCCGGGCCGGCGCGCCGCCTATGAGCCGGAGAATCAAAAGCTCGAAGCCTGGCTGGGAATCGTCACGACGATCGCCGTCATCATTCTCCTCGCGCCCGGCCTGCTCGTCTGGGGCCAGTTCATCACCGTGCCCAAGGACGCGATGGTGATCGAAGCGGTGGGCGTCCAGTGGAGCTGGAGCTTCCGCCTGCCGGGCGCCGACAATCAGCTCGGCTCGAGCGACGTGCGCTACATCGACACCACCAATTCCATGGGTCTGAGCCCGGCCGATCCGAAGGGGCAGGATGATCTGCTGATCGCAAGCAGCGAATTGCATCTGCCGATCGGCAAGCCGGTCAAGGTCCTGCTGCGCTCGATCGACGTCCTACATGACTTCTATGTCCCCGAGATCAGGGCCAAGATGGACCTCGTGCCGGGCGTCGTCACATATTTTTGGTTCACGCCGACCAAGATCGGCGAATATGAGATACTCTGCGCCGCCTACTGCGGCACAGGGCATCCGCAGATGCGCGGCAAGATGGTCATAGAGTCGGAGGCCGACTTCGAGACCTGGCGCGTGGCGCAGCAGACGTTCGAGCAGTCGCGCAAGAGCGACGCGAGCCGAGACAAGCGGGCCTCTGCTCAATGA
- a CDS encoding invasion associated locus B family protein: MSTHISRSCAIALAGALLFVGGGALAQQAPAAGAAQQQQQPQGPIAAELVAVQPDWTKVCGADPQTKKEMCYTTRDFGVSAKEGEAPQPLLALAIYDPKGDDQKIIRLLLPPGLMLKPGFRFSIDKGAPESGAFEICFPNGCFAEAKVKKAVVDGMKKAEKMTVVVKNQANGEVTFYLPLANFGKAFDGPAVDPKVLEEQQKKLQEELQKKAEEERKKLEAQKGAATSPAPAASKK, translated from the coding sequence ATGTCGACCCATATCTCGCGTTCTTGCGCGATCGCCCTTGCGGGAGCGTTGCTGTTCGTCGGCGGCGGCGCATTGGCTCAGCAGGCGCCCGCGGCCGGCGCAGCGCAGCAGCAACAGCAGCCTCAGGGGCCGATTGCCGCCGAACTCGTGGCTGTCCAGCCAGACTGGACCAAAGTTTGCGGCGCCGATCCCCAGACCAAAAAGGAAATGTGCTACACGACCCGCGACTTCGGCGTGTCGGCGAAGGAGGGCGAGGCGCCCCAGCCGCTGCTCGCGCTGGCGATCTACGATCCCAAGGGCGACGATCAGAAGATCATCCGTCTGCTGCTGCCGCCGGGCCTCATGCTGAAACCCGGCTTCCGCTTTTCGATCGATAAGGGAGCGCCGGAAAGCGGCGCGTTCGAAATCTGCTTCCCCAATGGCTGCTTCGCCGAGGCGAAGGTCAAGAAGGCGGTCGTCGACGGCATGAAGAAGGCCGAAAAGATGACCGTGGTCGTTAAGAATCAGGCCAACGGCGAGGTCACCTTCTATCTGCCGCTCGCCAATTTCGGCAAAGCCTTCGACGGCCCGGCCGTCGACCCGAAGGTTCTCGAAGAGCAGCAAAAGAAGCTGCAGGAAGAGCTGCAGAAAAAGGCCGAGGAAGAGCGCAAGAAGCTCGAGGCCCAGAAGGGCGCCGCCACGTCGCCCGCGCCGGCCGCTTCCAAGAAGTAA